Proteins encoded by one window of Cucurbita pepo subsp. pepo cultivar mu-cu-16 chromosome LG14, ASM280686v2, whole genome shotgun sequence:
- the LOC111809689 gene encoding 21 kDa protein-like has product MAKSASLLLLLSILTIAAATTSAARNGGASNFIKSKCSAATYPDLCVQSLSTFASTIQQNPRQLVQTALVVSLSRAQSTRSFVWKMTKFSGLKKREYAALRDCMEEVGDTVDRLSKSVEELKRVSGSKQKDFQWHMSNVETWVSAAMTDENTCSDGFAGSALNGRIKSSIRARIVDVSRVISNALSLINKYAENES; this is encoded by the coding sequence ATGGCGAAATCCGCCtcccttctcctcctcctctccatTCTCACCAtcgccgccgccaccaccaGCGCCGCCCGTAACGGCGGAGCTTCCAATTTCATCAAATCGAAGTGCAGCGCCGCAACTTACCCTGACCTCTGCGTCCAATCCCTCTCAACCTTCGCTTCCACAATCCAACAAAACCCTCGCCAATTAGTCCAAACCGCCCTAGTCGTGAGCCTCTCACGCGCTCAATCCACCCGATCCTTCGTCTGGAAAATGACGAAGTTCAGTGGCTTGAAGAAGAGAGAGTATGCGGCCTTGAGGGACTGTATGGAGGAGGTCGGCGACACCGTGGATCGACTAAGCAAATCAGTCGAGGAACTGAAGCGCGTTAGCGGATCGAAGCAGAAGGACTTCCAATGGCACATGAGCAACGTGGAGACTTGGGTGAGCGCTGCCATGACCGACGAAAACACTTGCTCCGACGGATTTGCCGGCTCCGCGCTGAATGGAAGAATCAAATCTTCGATCAGAGCTCGCATCGTGGATGTTTCTCGAGTCATAAGCAATGCGTTGTCTCTGATTAACAAGTACGCTGAAAATGAAAGTTAG